The following DNA comes from Gemmatimonadota bacterium.
ATCTTTATTGGGACCGTTGTGATCGGTGTTTGACGCGATCAAATAACGGCGTGTCTGCCTGTCCCTCTATCTTTTTGTGGCATGAAGGGCATAGACTGATTAGATTGCTCAGTTGATTGGCCTCTTTTGGAGAGTCGAAAAGCCGGTACGGTATTTTGTGATGTACATCCATCTGTCGGCCGAGCGCGTCTTCTGTAATCCCACAAGACGCGCAACAAAACCCATCGCGCGCACGCGCCTTGTCCGCTTGAATTTTCCAATTTCCCCCGCGATACTCTGGACGACCTTCCAGCACGAGTTCAAAATCCTCTTCAGATTCCCAATGGGTTCTGCACTCGTTGCTGCAAAATTGGGAGCGCATGCCCTTTTCAATGTACCAGCGCGGCTGGGCAAATCGCTTGTCGCATTGCATACATCGCACGGTGATATCGTCTTCGCGCCGAACTTTTTGTTCTTCTTCAAACGATAGGCGCATTTGCGGCGATGATAGAGACTTTTTGTTGTTCATCGTTTTAAAACCTCACACATCAATAGCGCACTTGATTAGTCCAAATATAGGTTGGAATAAATTGCAAGTCCATAGAAAGAATAGATTGTGCCCCACGTAGAGATTGGATATTGTATCTGAATTTATTATACTATCCGCACTTATACCTGAACAGGAGAAACCCGTGTTTAAGAATTATATCACAATCGCGATCCGCAATTTTTGGGGACAAAAAACCCATTCCCTGATCAATATTGCGGGCCTTTCCGTGGGCCTGACCTGTAGTTTTTTAATTTTTATGTGGATCACCCACGAACTCAGCTACAATCAATTCCATGTGGAAGGCGACCGAATTTACCGCTTCATGCGGCATCATCACGGCATGAATAAGATCTCGACATTGTCTTCTATCCCCCAGCCGAGTGCCAAATTGCTGGAAGAGCGATATCCCGAAGTTACCGAGACCGTGCTTGTGACCTGGACTCAGCCCATGCTTTTGACACAGGGGAAACAGACTTTTCGGGATCGCGGATATCACGCTGGACCGGCCTTTTTTAAAATTTTCACCTTTCCCCTCATCCTGGGAGATCCCGAAACAGCGCTTTCGGAACCGAATAATATCGCCATCTCAGAGCGACTGGCCGAGAAGTATTTCGGAGAGGATTGGAGGAGTATTGCGATGGGGCAGATATTTGTGGTGAATAGCACGCACGCCCTGATGCAATACGATAACAAAAGTTTTAAGGTGACCGGGGTTTATGAAAACATGCCCGTAAATTCGACGCTGAGATATGACTGTATTTTGCCAATTGCATCTTATTTGGCCAATAAACGCAGTTTTTCTCAGTGGACGGTAAATCACCTTCGGCTATACGTTCAGTTGCAAAAGGATGTCAATATCGATCAATTCAATGCCAAGATAAAAAATATTATTAGAGAGAATGATAAGACGGTTACAAGCGATGCTTTTTTACAACCCTTTCAGGATATCCATCTGTATTCCGACTACAGGAATGGCAAACTGGTCGGTGGTCGGATTGACTATGTGCGGATGTTTATTGTCGTGGCTGTGTTCATCATCCTGATCGCGAGTATCAACTTTATGAATCTATCGACTGCGCGTTCTACGCAACGCGCCCGGGAAATTGGGATTCGCAAGGTTGCCGGGGCACATAAAACAATTCTAATTGGGCAGTTTATGGGAGAATCTCTCATGATGACCATGTTCGCTGCCATTCTGGCTCTGGTCATGGTCATTTTGGTTTTGCCGTCGTTTAGCGATTTGATTAATCAGACGCTCACGACCGATCTTTTCAGTATCGAGATTCTTCTCATTTTTTTTGGTATTGCGATTGTAACCGGTTTGCTCGCGGGAAGCTATCCCGCTTTTTTCCTGTCCAATTTTAATCCCGTCGTTGTTTTGCACGGTACTTTTACACCGGGGTCGGGTTCGAGTCAGTTGCGCCGGGTGCTGGTGGTGTTCCAATTCGGTCTTTCTATTTTGCTTATTATCGGCACGCTGACAGTTTATGAACAGATTGCGTATATGCGAAATAAAGATCTGGGAATTGACCGCGATAATCTGGTGTATATACGGTTGGAAGGTGCAGCTAAGCGGCAGTATGAGACTTTCAGACGCGAACTTTTGCAACAGCCGGGCATTGTCGGTGTGACCAGTACCGCACACAATCCACTCAGGGTAACGAGTACCGGAACAAATGCGATGTGGGCGGGTCGAGATCCCAATTCAGAGCATATTTTTCACAGGTTACAGGCCAACTACGATGTGGTCAATACCCTGCAAATGGAGCTTGTTCACGGGCGCGAATTTTCCAGAGATTTTCCCGGTGATCTCAGAAGTTTTATCGTGAATGAAGAAATGGCCCGAGCCATGGGCATGGAAAACCCGGTTGGCACCCTTCTGCGGTTTGGTCGCGAGGGTCCAATTATTGGTGTGGTTAAAAATTTTCATTTTCAATCACTGTACACCGCCATCGAACCGCTGATTATTCTTCTGAGTCCCGCCCGGACGGAGTATTTATTTGTTCGTATTGCCGCGGGACAAACGGCTGAGACTATTGCAGGTATTGAGAGGGTATTTAAGAAATTCAATGATCGTCCTTTTGAATTTTCTTTTCAGGACGAACAGTTTGAAAGGATGTATCGCAACGAAAGCACAATGGGCACGCTGGCCACTTTTTTTGCAATTTTCGCCATTTTTATTTCTTGCCTGGGTCTGTTTGGTCTGGCGTCCTATACCGCCGAACAACGCACCAAGGAAATCGGTATTAGAAAAATTCTCGGTGCGTCCATTCCCAATCTCGTCATTCTGCTTTCCAAAGAGTTCATCAGGCTGGTTGTCGTCTCCTTTGCTCTGGCCGCCCCGCTGGCCTATCACTTTATGACCGAGTGGTTAAATGATTTTGCCTATCACACATCTCTGGGATGGCGCGTCTTTGTTTTCGCTGGCGTCCTGTCCCTGATTATCGCCTGTATCACTGTGAGCTATCAAGCGATCAAAGTTGCCATGGCCAATCCGGTTGAATCGCTGCGGTATGAGTAGAGGCACAGGCAAAGAATTAAATGGAGGAACTCAATGGAATCCCTGCCCCTGCTTTCGGGCCATGCAATGCCTGTTGTCGGTCTCGGTACCTGGCCGATGAGAGGTAATCAATGTAAAGAGGTCATTAAACAGGCTCTCGAATTGGGCTATACGCACTTCGATACGGCCTGGATCTACCAGAATCAGCGCGAAATAGGCGAAGCCCTGCGGGAGGTCGGTGCTGATCGCTCAAAACTTTTTATAACCTCCAAAGTCGGTAGAGATTATCTGCAATATGACGTCGCGATAGAACAAGCCGACGATATTCTCGAATATCTCCAGATGGATTACGTGGATCTGCTGCTGGTCCACTGGCCCAATGAAGCCGTGCCTATGGAAGGAACTATTCGCGCTTTCAACGAGTTTTTCGATGCGGGTAAAGCGAGAAGTATTGGGGTTAGCAACTTTTCGGTCGAACAAATGGAACGCGCCCGTTCGCTCTCTACAGCACCTATCAGTGTCAATCAGATCAAATACCATCCGGGCTACGAACAGCGAGATGTTTTGCAATGGTGCCTGGAAAACGATGTGGTGGTGACTGCGTATTCCCCTCTGGGGAAGAAGGATATTCTTCGGGATCCCGTGTTGCTGAACATCGCCCGTATCCACGATAAGACCTCTGCACATGTCGCCCTCAAGTGGCTGCTGCAAAAAGGCATGATCGTTATTCCCAAAGCGAGTTCCCGAGCACATCTCCAGGCGAATCTCGATGTTTTTGACTGGTCCCTATCTGAAAGCGAGATGCAGTCCATTGACCGCATAGCGGGGTAAACGAAATGGATGAGAAAAACAGGCCCAATGTCGTTCTTATCATTACGGACGATCAGGGGTACGGAACTGTGGGGGTACACGGGAATGATCAGATCAGGACGCCATATATGGATCGTTTGGCCAATGAAGGGGTGGCGTTTGACCGTTTCTACGGGCATCCGCTGTGTTCGCCTTCTCGAGCCGCATTGATGACGGGGCGGTATTTCTATCGAACCGGAATCCTACACACGTCTCGAGGGGGTGCATTAATGTCGGGCGATGAGGTCACTGCCGCCGAGCTATTTCGAGATGCCGGGTACCGCACCGGGATTTTTGGGAAGTGGCATCTCGGTGACAATTACCCAATGAGGCCCATGGACCAGGGATTTGAGAAAGCCGTGTGGCACAAAGGAGGGGGGATCGGGCAAGCCCCCGTAAGGCCAAATAGCTACTTTGACTCACTTCTGTGGCGAGAAGGGGAAGATTTCCAGGCGAAAGGGTACTGCACGGATGTCTTCTTTGACGAGGCCCTCGTGTTTATCGAGGAATATCAAAGCGAGCCGTTTTTTATCTATATTCCGACGAACGCGCCGCACGGTCCTCTCGAGATCAGTGACGAATATGCGGATCCCTATCGCGAGATGGGTCTGGATGACAGCGTCGCACGAATCTATGGGATGGTCGAGAATATCGACGACAATATTGGGCGACTCCTGGAACTGCTGGAACGCCTCGGGCTGGATGAAGATACAATAATCATCTTTACGTCCGACCACGGTCCCGCGGGCGGCAGGTACAATGCCGGACTCAGATCCACAAAAGGAGATGTGTACGAAGGCGGGATTCGCGTTCCGTATTTCATGAGGTGGCCGAAAGGGCTGCCGGCTGGTTTCAAAACCGACAAGATTGCCTCACACATCGATGTTCTGCCCACTTTGTTGTCGCTTTGTAACGTGGATTCCCCTTCTGATCTCAGGATGGATGGCGTGGATCTGACGCCCCTGATTCGAGGTCATGATGTGGAATGGCTTGATCGCACACTTTTCATTCAGACACACCGGGGGAGCCGTCCGCGACAGTACCACAACTGTACGGCGCTCACCCAGCGCTACAAGTGGTTGGGTGATCCCGGTACCGGCGGACAATGGGATTTTGAGACTTCTTCGACAGACCCCGTGATGGAGCTGTACGATCTCGAAGACGACCCTGGCGAAGAGAAAGAGATAGGTGGCCAGATGCCCGATCTTGTAGCGCAGATGAGGAAAGACTACGACGCCTGGTTCGACGATGTGGCTTCGGATTGGCAGGCGGGGGTTATTCACATTGGGAATTCGGCCGAGAATCCTCTCACGCTGTGCCGCTATCAGGATTCAGAATACATATCCGAACTGCCACACGGCTGGCGTGTGAAGGTCGAACAGAGCGGAACCTATGAGTTTCGAATCAACCGCGAGTCGCTAAATGGCGCGGGTGCCCTGGGGGTTCAGTGGCAGGGGAATACCCAGAGAAGCCCGCTGGCTGCGGGAGAGAATACAGGACGATTCGAGCTTGAAGCGGGGGACGGCAATCTGGAGATCTGGTTCGAGCTCGAAGATATAGGTCGCGTGACGTTTTCAAGCAATTTGACGATTGGGGATGTGGAGGTGGATTACCTGGGGTAGGGATAAAACGGTGCGGAATTGTAAAGATGGATGTAAGGTGTCTATTCAAAGCTGTAACCTATTTTGTTTTTTTGAGAAAATTCAGTCCGAACGTTTGATACCATTCGAGAACGTATGAATGACCTTGGTGTGCCAAATGAGGCTCTAACACTTACAGGTGGGATTCACGGTACGTGGAATTGGTTGCCGTGGTTTGATGTGACAATGATTCAGGTGGATCGGTTTTTGCAACGAACATGGAAGACAATAGAGAAATGACTGATGGAATAGAGAAGCCACTAAGTGTAGCAATGAAACGGCATCGGTGTGATGATAGTGAGAATGAGTTATATACGCGTTTTCGTTATTCTCCTGTCGAAGGGCTTGGTTACGAGCCTGGTGTTGGGCGAAGAGATCCGAGTTCGATTATCAAGGTTGGCGATCTTTATTACGTCTGGTACACACATTGCACTGATACGAGATATAAATGGTTGAACGCAGACTTGTGGTATGCGACGAGTCCCGATGGGTATGTATGGACAGAGCTTGGTCCAGCCGTGGAGCGTGGTCCGGCAGGTGCCTGGGATGATTACAGTGTGTTTACATGTAATATTCTCGTCGCCGATGGCAGATACTATCTGGTTTATCAGGCCGAGACCATGCCCGAACGCGGTTTGGGTATCAACGTAGTGGGCATGGCAAAGGCAGACTCTCCGGATGGGCCGTGGGAGAAGTTGCCTGAGCCAGTCTTGGAAACCGCTCCTGATGGAAAATTTGAGGTGCCAGATCTCGATCAGGTGCATAAACGGAAAGTTATTAAAAAAGGGTCGTGGGATAGTGCTGCAGTTCACGATCCGGGGCTTTTGGTGCGCGATGGCAAGTACTGGCTATATTACAAAGGGCATGGAGTCGGAGATATCATGTTTGCCGATTCGAAGTGGGGCGTGGCGATTGCTGATCACCCTGAGGGCCCTTATGAGAAACATCCGCTGAATCCAATTACAAATAGCGGGCACGAGGTCTGGGTTTGGCCCTGGAAAACAGGTGTGGCTGCAATGGTTGATTGGGCGGGTCCTGAGAAGGGATCAATTCAATACGCGGAGGATGGCTTGAACTTTGAGGTGATGGCAACGCTGGAAGATATTCCACCTGCAGGAGGGGCTTATATTCCCGATAAATTTACGGATACAAAAGATGGCAAGGGGTTTAGCTGGGGGCTGTGTCATTACGGACGGTCCGACTGGAATTTTCTGGTGCGCTTCGATTGTGATCTGGAAAGAGGACGGGAAAAACAGCTTGCCTGGTCTTATTTCCAGCACTACAGCACGATCCGCGATGTGATGATTAATCCAGAAAGGTTCAATGTGCCACCAGAGGCGTTGCTGGGATGATAGAATTTTGAAGCTGTAATTTATGATGATATGAGCGAAATCGTT
Coding sequences within:
- a CDS encoding FtsX-like permease family protein, whose translation is MDIVSEFIILSALIPEQEKPVFKNYITIAIRNFWGQKTHSLINIAGLSVGLTCSFLIFMWITHELSYNQFHVEGDRIYRFMRHHHGMNKISTLSSIPQPSAKLLEERYPEVTETVLVTWTQPMLLTQGKQTFRDRGYHAGPAFFKIFTFPLILGDPETALSEPNNIAISERLAEKYFGEDWRSIAMGQIFVVNSTHALMQYDNKSFKVTGVYENMPVNSTLRYDCILPIASYLANKRSFSQWTVNHLRLYVQLQKDVNIDQFNAKIKNIIRENDKTVTSDAFLQPFQDIHLYSDYRNGKLVGGRIDYVRMFIVVAVFIILIASINFMNLSTARSTQRAREIGIRKVAGAHKTILIGQFMGESLMMTMFAAILALVMVILVLPSFSDLINQTLTTDLFSIEILLIFFGIAIVTGLLAGSYPAFFLSNFNPVVVLHGTFTPGSGSSQLRRVLVVFQFGLSILLIIGTLTVYEQIAYMRNKDLGIDRDNLVYIRLEGAAKRQYETFRRELLQQPGIVGVTSTAHNPLRVTSTGTNAMWAGRDPNSEHIFHRLQANYDVVNTLQMELVHGREFSRDFPGDLRSFIVNEEMARAMGMENPVGTLLRFGREGPIIGVVKNFHFQSLYTAIEPLIILLSPARTEYLFVRIAAGQTAETIAGIERVFKKFNDRPFEFSFQDEQFERMYRNESTMGTLATFFAIFAIFISCLGLFGLASYTAEQRTKEIGIRKILGASIPNLVILLSKEFIRLVVVSFALAAPLAYHFMTEWLNDFAYHTSLGWRVFVFAGVLSLIIACITVSYQAIKVAMANPVESLRYE
- a CDS encoding aldo/keto reductase, which produces MESLPLLSGHAMPVVGLGTWPMRGNQCKEVIKQALELGYTHFDTAWIYQNQREIGEALREVGADRSKLFITSKVGRDYLQYDVAIEQADDILEYLQMDYVDLLLVHWPNEAVPMEGTIRAFNEFFDAGKARSIGVSNFSVEQMERARSLSTAPISVNQIKYHPGYEQRDVLQWCLENDVVVTAYSPLGKKDILRDPVLLNIARIHDKTSAHVALKWLLQKGMIVIPKASSRAHLQANLDVFDWSLSESEMQSIDRIAG
- a CDS encoding arylsulfatase; its protein translation is MDEKNRPNVVLIITDDQGYGTVGVHGNDQIRTPYMDRLANEGVAFDRFYGHPLCSPSRAALMTGRYFYRTGILHTSRGGALMSGDEVTAAELFRDAGYRTGIFGKWHLGDNYPMRPMDQGFEKAVWHKGGGIGQAPVRPNSYFDSLLWREGEDFQAKGYCTDVFFDEALVFIEEYQSEPFFIYIPTNAPHGPLEISDEYADPYREMGLDDSVARIYGMVENIDDNIGRLLELLERLGLDEDTIIIFTSDHGPAGGRYNAGLRSTKGDVYEGGIRVPYFMRWPKGLPAGFKTDKIASHIDVLPTLLSLCNVDSPSDLRMDGVDLTPLIRGHDVEWLDRTLFIQTHRGSRPRQYHNCTALTQRYKWLGDPGTGGQWDFETSSTDPVMELYDLEDDPGEEKEIGGQMPDLVAQMRKDYDAWFDDVASDWQAGVIHIGNSAENPLTLCRYQDSEYISELPHGWRVKVEQSGTYEFRINRESLNGAGALGVQWQGNTQRSPLAAGENTGRFELEAGDGNLEIWFELEDIGRVTFSSNLTIGDVEVDYLG
- a CDS encoding family 43 glycosylhydrolase, encoding MEDNREMTDGIEKPLSVAMKRHRCDDSENELYTRFRYSPVEGLGYEPGVGRRDPSSIIKVGDLYYVWYTHCTDTRYKWLNADLWYATSPDGYVWTELGPAVERGPAGAWDDYSVFTCNILVADGRYYLVYQAETMPERGLGINVVGMAKADSPDGPWEKLPEPVLETAPDGKFEVPDLDQVHKRKVIKKGSWDSAAVHDPGLLVRDGKYWLYYKGHGVGDIMFADSKWGVAIADHPEGPYEKHPLNPITNSGHEVWVWPWKTGVAAMVDWAGPEKGSIQYAEDGLNFEVMATLEDIPPAGGAYIPDKFTDTKDGKGFSWGLCHYGRSDWNFLVRFDCDLERGREKQLAWSYFQHYSTIRDVMINPERFNVPPEALLG